In a single window of the Acidobacteriota bacterium genome:
- a CDS encoding VanZ family protein — MSSLLPERPPIGSGQPPCGVDPRLRWWRWLAVAGYMGVLFFLSAQSTLPELPAALPGIPADKVEHFVAYGVLSLLVVWAVVAGQWRSITCRTAVIAIVISSAYGYSDEYHQLFVPNRSYDLMDWAADISGASAAAALTWAWSILLPGRHGIHGL; from the coding sequence GTGTCCAGTCTGCTGCCGGAGCGCCCGCCGATCGGTTCGGGTCAGCCGCCTTGCGGCGTCGATCCGCGCCTGCGCTGGTGGCGGTGGCTCGCCGTGGCCGGTTACATGGGGGTGCTGTTCTTTCTGTCGGCCCAGTCGACGCTACCGGAATTGCCGGCGGCGCTGCCTGGGATCCCGGCCGACAAAGTGGAGCACTTCGTCGCCTATGGCGTGCTGTCGCTGCTGGTGGTCTGGGCTGTGGTCGCCGGCCAATGGCGATCGATCACGTGTCGCACTGCGGTCATCGCCATCGTGATCTCGTCGGCGTACGGGTATTCCGATGAGTACCACCAGCTCTTCGTACCGAATCGATCGTACGACCTGATGGATTGGGCGGCCGACATTTCCGGAGCCTCCGCCGCGGCGGCGCTGACGTGGGCGTGGAGTATACTTTTGCCCGGGAGACACGGAATCCATGGCCTATGA
- a CDS encoding S-methyl-5'-thioadenosine phosphorylase, with product MAVEIGIIGGSGLYDMADLTEREDVTLTTPFGPPSGPYVTATLRGRRVAFLARHGAGHRILPSELNFRANIFGFVAHVGFAHPVCGELGQLVSRAAKAVGATVHTGGTYVCMEGPQFSTLAESRLYRSWGMDVIGMTNLQEAKLAREAEICYSTIALVTDYDCWHEDHDSVSVEMIISNLTRNAATAQAVIAETIRLLPAGRACACGRALATAIITRPEHIPAQIRRELAPIIGRYIATS from the coding sequence ATGGCTGTCGAGATCGGCATCATCGGAGGAAGCGGACTGTACGACATGGCCGACCTCACCGAGCGTGAGGACGTGACGCTGACAACGCCGTTCGGGCCGCCTTCCGGGCCCTACGTCACCGCAACGCTGCGCGGCCGGCGGGTGGCGTTTCTCGCGCGCCACGGGGCCGGGCACCGCATCCTGCCATCCGAACTCAACTTCCGCGCGAACATCTTCGGGTTCGTGGCCCACGTCGGCTTCGCGCATCCGGTCTGTGGTGAACTGGGGCAACTCGTCTCCCGCGCCGCGAAGGCGGTCGGCGCGACCGTCCACACCGGCGGCACGTACGTGTGCATGGAGGGACCGCAGTTTTCGACGCTGGCCGAATCGAGACTCTATCGCTCGTGGGGGATGGACGTGATCGGGATGACGAACCTGCAGGAAGCGAAGCTCGCGCGCGAGGCCGAGATCTGCTATTCGACCATCGCGCTGGTGACCGACTACGACTGCTGGCACGAGGATCACGATTCGGTGAGCGTCGAGATGATTATCAGCAACCTCACGCGGAACGCCGCGACGGCACAGGCGGTCATCGCCGAGACGATCAGGCTCCTGCCTGCCGGGCGGGCATGCGCCTGCGGTCGAGCCCTCGCCACCGCCATCATCACCAGACCGGAGCACATCCCCGCCCAGATCAGGCGGGAACTGGCTCCCATCATCGGCCGGTACATCGCAACGTCATGA
- a CDS encoding enoyl-CoA hydratase-related protein, translating into MAYDLLILERAAGVAVVTLNRPAVLNALNLALLRELDYAMTELRDDDSIRAVILTGAGEKAFVAGADIKELAELTPVAGKAYAATGQRIFATIEQLGKPVIAAINGYALGGGCELAMACTIRLASETARFGQPEVKLGIIPGFGGTQRLPRLVGKGRAMELVLTGVPIDAAEALRIGLVNRVVPAAALMTEARALAQALAASAPVALRHAMEAIDRGLEMTVADGCVLEGTLFGLVASTDDMREGTRAFVEKRKAAFTGR; encoded by the coding sequence ATGGCCTATGACCTTCTGATCCTCGAGCGGGCGGCTGGCGTGGCTGTCGTGACGCTGAACCGGCCGGCGGTACTGAACGCGCTGAACCTCGCGCTGTTGCGCGAGCTTGATTACGCGATGACCGAGTTGCGCGACGACGACTCGATCCGGGCCGTGATTCTGACGGGAGCCGGCGAGAAGGCGTTTGTCGCCGGAGCCGATATCAAGGAACTCGCCGAGCTGACACCGGTGGCGGGCAAGGCGTACGCGGCCACAGGGCAGCGCATCTTCGCCACGATTGAACAGCTCGGCAAGCCGGTGATTGCCGCCATCAATGGCTATGCCTTGGGGGGTGGATGCGAGCTGGCCATGGCCTGCACGATCCGGCTGGCTTCTGAGACCGCCAGGTTCGGTCAGCCGGAAGTCAAACTCGGCATCATCCCGGGGTTTGGGGGCACGCAGCGGCTGCCGCGTCTGGTCGGAAAGGGCCGTGCGATGGAACTGGTCCTGACGGGCGTTCCGATCGATGCGGCCGAAGCGCTCCGCATCGGTCTGGTCAATCGCGTTGTGCCGGCGGCGGCGCTGATGACAGAGGCGCGGGCGTTGGCGCAGGCGCTCGCGGCGAGCGCGCCTGTCGCGCTTCGGCACGCGATGGAGGCCATCGACCGCGGCCTCGAAATGACCGTCGCCGACGGGTGCGTGCTCGAGGGGACGCTGTTTGGGCTGGTGGCCTCAACCGATGACATGCGCGAGGGCACGCGGGCGTTTGTCGAGAAGCGGAAAGCCGCCTTCACGGGACGGTAG
- a CDS encoding ATP-binding protein gives MNCPVCDGTGWKMVVREGVRHATRCDCWRDQQASRLAVEARIPRRYQHCDLGNFRAYNESLTRARARAVKLAEAFPVVDRGLFLEGPPGVGKTHLAVAVLRQVVATRGAKGLYYDTRDLLRVIRSTYDPVVRTTEIEVLRPVMTAELLVLDDLGAEKTSEWVEETLSLIVNTRYNERRPTVFTSNYEAQPDDTDPNSLLCRIGFRMYSRLHEMCEFVVLDAADYRDEGAQYSDEDLVAKWKLKRQGKKGRVAAVRPTPARAQLPDSKADLKWPGGRAGTS, from the coding sequence ATGAACTGCCCTGTTTGCGACGGCACCGGTTGGAAGATGGTGGTGCGCGAGGGCGTGCGTCACGCGACTCGCTGCGACTGCTGGCGCGATCAGCAGGCGTCGCGTCTCGCGGTTGAGGCACGCATTCCCCGGCGGTACCAGCACTGCGATCTCGGGAATTTTCGCGCCTACAACGAGTCACTCACTCGCGCCCGGGCCCGGGCCGTCAAGCTGGCCGAGGCGTTTCCGGTGGTCGATCGAGGCCTGTTCCTGGAGGGCCCTCCCGGCGTCGGCAAGACGCACCTCGCCGTGGCCGTGCTGCGACAGGTCGTGGCGACGCGCGGGGCGAAGGGCTTGTACTACGACACCCGCGATCTGCTGCGCGTGATCCGCAGCACCTACGATCCGGTCGTGCGCACCACCGAGATTGAAGTGCTGCGCCCGGTGATGACCGCCGAACTGCTGGTGCTCGACGATCTGGGCGCCGAGAAGACGTCGGAATGGGTTGAGGAAACCCTGTCGCTCATCGTCAACACTCGCTACAACGAGCGGCGGCCGACGGTCTTCACGTCGAACTACGAGGCTCAGCCCGACGATACCGACCCGAATTCGCTGCTCTGCCGGATCGGGTTCCGGATGTACTCGCGGCTGCACGAAATGTGCGAGTTCGTGGTGCTCGATGCCGCCGACTATCGCGATGAGGGGGCCCAATACAGCGACGAGGATCTGGTCGCGAAGTGGAAGCTGAAGCGCCAGGGCAAGAAGGGCCGCGTGGCGGCGGTTCGTCCGACGCCCGCCCGGGCGCAACTGCCAGATTCGAAGGCCGATCTCAAGTGGCCGGGCGGCCGCGCCGGCACATCCTAG
- the hemW gene encoding radical SAM family heme chaperone HemW, protein MAAFGLYIHVPFCRRICNYCNFNRALLDGPLKARYVAAVRSHIGRVASTVTDAASRAADTIYFGGGTPSLLTPAELASIIDSCRQGFSVATDAEVTLEVNPETVSLETLSGYRAAGVNRLSIGVQSFRDDELARLGRIHDQASARRAVSDARTAGFDNLSIDLMMWLPGQNLAEWRESVEGLISVAPDHASLYILELYPHAPLREQMARERWSQAPDDTAADMYELAMAMVEAAGLAQYEISNVARPGFESRHNLKYWMDGEWFGFGPGAHSTVGGVRWRNVSDTELFVSAIEAGADVQTESRVLSPENRWQEALITGLRLVEGVGVEDLRRTYGLDIWALYGGRLQPSLDAGLLRHEQGRLWLSRQGMLLANEVLAVFV, encoded by the coding sequence ATGGCTGCGTTCGGGCTCTACATCCACGTGCCGTTCTGCCGCCGCATCTGCAACTACTGCAACTTCAACCGCGCCCTTCTTGACGGCCCGCTCAAAGCCCGGTACGTCGCCGCCGTGCGATCGCACATCGGGCGCGTGGCGTCCACCGTCACCGATGCGGCATCACGTGCCGCCGATACGATCTACTTCGGCGGGGGCACACCGTCACTGCTGACGCCGGCCGAACTCGCGTCCATCATCGACAGTTGCCGGCAGGGCTTCTCCGTCGCAACCGACGCAGAGGTCACGCTGGAAGTGAACCCCGAGACCGTCTCCCTCGAGACGTTATCCGGGTATCGAGCCGCCGGCGTCAATCGCCTGAGCATTGGCGTGCAGTCGTTTCGCGATGACGAACTGGCGCGGCTCGGGCGGATTCACGATCAGGCATCGGCGCGCCGCGCGGTCAGCGACGCTCGGACGGCGGGGTTTGACAACCTCAGCATCGACCTGATGATGTGGCTGCCTGGACAAAACCTCGCCGAGTGGCGCGAGTCGGTCGAGGGGCTCATCTCCGTGGCACCGGACCATGCATCCCTGTACATCCTCGAGTTGTATCCCCACGCGCCCCTGCGTGAGCAGATGGCACGAGAGCGGTGGTCGCAGGCGCCTGATGACACGGCGGCGGACATGTACGAACTGGCGATGGCGATGGTCGAGGCGGCCGGTCTTGCGCAGTACGAAATTTCGAATGTCGCGCGCCCCGGGTTCGAATCGAGGCACAATCTGAAGTACTGGATGGACGGCGAGTGGTTCGGGTTCGGCCCCGGCGCGCATTCGACCGTCGGCGGAGTCCGCTGGAGGAACGTATCGGACACGGAGTTGTTCGTCTCCGCCATCGAGGCCGGCGCTGACGTCCAAACGGAGAGCCGAGTACTCTCGCCCGAGAATCGCTGGCAGGAGGCCCTGATCACCGGGCTCCGGCTGGTGGAGGGTGTGGGCGTCGAGGATCTGCGGCGGACGTACGGGCTCGACATCTGGGCCCTGTACGGAGGCCGTCTTCAGCCCTCTCTCGACGCAGGTCTGCTCCGGCACGAGCAGGGCCGGCTCTGGCTCAGCCGGCAGGGGATGCTGCTGGCCAACGAGGTGCTGGCGGTCTTCGTCTAG
- a CDS encoding DUF2085 domain-containing protein has protein sequence MTRRGAAAAGVTCLAVVWAGWLVATPAMAARNPSGPTLVAVAATYRAGSLLCHQRAERSFHIGGVQTPVCARCVGLYGGAAAGAIIGLGWMRRRSRQAARPRAPQTSLRYLLIGAAVPTGVLWTLEHIGGLDVSNLARCAGAVPLGAAVAGFVVAWVAGAPFDDSAARAID, from the coding sequence ATGACCAGACGGGGTGCCGCGGCGGCCGGAGTGACCTGCCTCGCCGTCGTGTGGGCGGGATGGCTGGTGGCCACTCCCGCGATGGCGGCCCGCAACCCGAGCGGTCCGACGCTGGTCGCGGTGGCCGCGACGTATCGGGCGGGCTCGCTGCTCTGTCACCAACGCGCCGAGCGCTCCTTCCATATCGGCGGCGTGCAGACTCCCGTGTGCGCCCGCTGCGTCGGGCTGTACGGTGGCGCCGCGGCCGGCGCCATCATCGGGCTGGGCTGGATGCGCCGACGATCACGGCAGGCGGCTCGACCGCGGGCGCCGCAGACGAGCCTGCGGTACCTGCTGATCGGCGCGGCGGTCCCGACCGGTGTGCTTTGGACGCTCGAGCACATCGGCGGACTCGACGTCTCGAACCTCGCCCGCTGCGCCGGTGCCGTGCCGCTCGGTGCGGCCGTGGCCGGCTTTGTCGTGGCGTGGGTCGCGGGCGCACCGTTCGACGACAGCGCCGCGCGTGCGATAGACTGA
- a CDS encoding helix-turn-helix transcriptional regulator gives MATRKSSGAGRAYYMISAVAQKYSIHPQTLRLYEREGLLKPSRTDGNTRLYSDDDLQRLETILSLTRDLGVNLAGVEIILNMRQKMEDMQHEVNEFMEYVKRELARGLGDWEQRLNTALVRSTPVDIARSAPASPAPAPAPKPVEEIRSKK, from the coding sequence ATGGCCACCAGGAAGAGTTCCGGCGCCGGCAGGGCGTACTACATGATCAGCGCGGTGGCCCAGAAATACAGCATTCATCCGCAGACGCTGCGACTCTACGAGCGGGAGGGTCTCCTGAAGCCGTCGCGCACCGACGGCAACACGCGGCTGTATTCGGATGACGATCTTCAGCGCCTTGAGACGATCCTGTCGCTGACCCGTGATCTGGGTGTCAATCTGGCCGGTGTCGAGATCATCCTCAACATGCGGCAGAAAATGGAGGACATGCAGCACGAGGTCAACGAGTTCATGGAGTACGTGAAGCGCGAACTCGCCCGCGGCCTCGGCGACTGGGAACAGCGGCTCAACACGGCCCTCGTGCGTTCGACGCCGGTCGATATCGCCAGGAGCGCTCCGGCGTCTCCCGCTCCCGCGCCTGCCCCGAAGCCTGTCGAAGAAATCAGAAGCAAGAAGTAA
- the ribH gene encoding 6,7-dimethyl-8-ribityllumazine synthase, which produces MVFKGTSDGRDLRIAIVVSRYNDFVTDRLREGAIEALRGAGAAGEAVDVIDVPGAYEVPQAAHMAAVTGRYDAIVCLGCLIRGETPHFDYISASVAHGIMQASMATGVPMSFGVLTTESAEQALARAVPGTANKGWEAALAAVEMATLKRAVSAASPGTPVRR; this is translated from the coding sequence ATGGTGTTCAAGGGTACGTCAGACGGGCGGGATCTTCGCATCGCCATCGTGGTGTCGCGCTACAACGACTTCGTCACCGATCGGCTGCGGGAGGGCGCGATCGAAGCTCTGCGCGGCGCGGGTGCCGCCGGCGAAGCCGTGGATGTGATCGACGTGCCTGGCGCGTACGAAGTTCCGCAGGCCGCGCACATGGCGGCCGTCACCGGACGCTACGACGCGATCGTCTGTCTCGGCTGCCTGATCCGCGGTGAGACGCCGCACTTCGACTACATCTCGGCGTCGGTGGCGCATGGGATCATGCAGGCCTCCATGGCGACCGGGGTGCCGATGAGTTTCGGCGTGCTGACCACCGAGTCGGCCGAGCAGGCGCTGGCGCGAGCGGTCCCGGGCACGGCGAACAAGGGCTGGGAAGCGGCGCTGGCCGCCGTGGAGATGGCGACGCTGAAGCGGGCCGTGTCCGCCGCCTCGCCGGGCACGCCGGTGCGGCGATGA
- a CDS encoding J domain-containing protein codes for MDLYELLGVPPTAGLDEIKRAYRRLARRYHPDVNPGDRTSAVRFRAVADAYQVLTDPDRRREYDLLGSPAVVLESAATFGFDGFDFSVGAADGSAASTFGDLFADVIHDAVSGPAEASTPGADLYLTVSVGFEEAFRGAEKTLTVIRRDVCRGCRGRGVQPVAEAACASCRGAGTVRTARGHMMFTKACGRCGGSGLLRHATCGVCQGLGVESRSETTTLTIPAGVSPGEQMCLPGLGHAGTRSAAPGDLYVTVQVAPHPVFRRDGDDLLLTVPVAVHEAALGSRFDIPTLDGTARLRVPPGTQSGQRFRLRGRGVPSMRRGTRGDLIAEIRIVLPLVLDQRSRELLREYGLVNTEDVRAGLWRDATAS; via the coding sequence ATGGACTTGTACGAACTGCTCGGGGTGCCGCCGACCGCTGGTCTTGACGAGATCAAGCGGGCGTACCGGAGACTGGCGCGCCGGTACCATCCGGACGTCAATCCCGGGGACCGGACCTCGGCGGTTCGCTTCAGGGCCGTTGCTGACGCGTACCAGGTGCTGACCGATCCGGACCGGCGGCGGGAGTACGACCTGCTCGGCAGCCCGGCCGTCGTCCTGGAGTCGGCGGCGACGTTCGGATTCGACGGGTTTGACTTCTCGGTGGGTGCGGCCGACGGTTCGGCGGCATCGACGTTTGGCGACCTGTTTGCCGATGTGATTCACGACGCGGTGAGCGGACCGGCTGAGGCGTCGACGCCGGGCGCGGATCTCTATCTGACGGTATCGGTCGGGTTCGAGGAGGCCTTTCGGGGTGCCGAGAAGACCTTGACGGTGATTCGGCGCGATGTCTGCCGCGGATGTCGCGGCCGGGGCGTGCAGCCGGTGGCCGAGGCGGCGTGCGCGTCGTGCCGGGGGGCGGGCACGGTCCGCACGGCCCGCGGTCACATGATGTTCACGAAGGCCTGCGGTCGGTGTGGAGGGAGCGGCCTGCTCCGTCACGCCACGTGCGGCGTGTGTCAGGGCCTGGGCGTCGAATCACGCAGCGAGACGACGACGCTGACGATTCCCGCAGGGGTGAGCCCAGGGGAACAGATGTGTCTGCCCGGTCTGGGGCACGCCGGCACACGCAGTGCCGCACCTGGCGATTTGTATGTCACCGTGCAGGTGGCGCCGCACCCGGTGTTCAGGCGCGACGGCGACGACTTGCTGTTGACGGTTCCAGTGGCTGTGCACGAGGCGGCGCTGGGCTCCCGCTTTGACATCCCGACTCTCGACGGGACGGCGCGGCTGCGCGTGCCGCCGGGCACGCAATCGGGGCAGCGGTTCCGGCTTCGCGGCCGCGGTGTCCCGTCGATGCGCAGAGGGACGCGCGGCGATCTGATCGCGGAGATCAGGATCGTGCTGCCATTGGTGCTGGATCAGCGGTCGAGAGAGTTGCTGCGCGAATACGGACTCGTCAATACCGAAGATGTGCGTGCGGGCCTCTGGCGCGACGCGACCGCGTCGTGA
- the mce gene encoding methylmalonyl-CoA epimerase, giving the protein MLDRALGHGGSRPATLDHVGIAVRDMAEAVAFYRDALGLDVGSPEVVVSQGVRVSFVPVGEASLELLEATTADSPIAAFIRKRGPGVHHITLQLDDLRAALARLRQRGVRLIDDEPRAGAGGALVAFVHPSSAHGVLVELKQAGKD; this is encoded by the coding sequence ATTCTCGACCGGGCTCTCGGGCACGGAGGATCGCGGCCGGCTACGCTGGACCATGTCGGCATCGCCGTCCGGGACATGGCCGAGGCGGTTGCGTTCTACCGGGACGCGCTCGGGCTCGACGTCGGCTCTCCCGAGGTCGTCGTCTCGCAAGGAGTGCGCGTGTCGTTTGTCCCTGTCGGGGAGGCGTCACTCGAATTGCTGGAGGCGACGACGGCTGACTCGCCGATCGCGGCGTTCATAAGGAAACGCGGCCCCGGCGTGCACCACATCACGCTGCAGCTCGACGATCTCCGCGCCGCGCTGGCCCGCCTCAGACAACGCGGCGTCAGGCTGATAGACGACGAGCCGCGCGCCGGCGCCGGAGGCGCGCTGGTGGCGTTTGTTCATCCATCGAGCGCCCACGGTGTGCTTGTGGAACTCAAACAGGCCGGGAAGGACTGA
- a CDS encoding acyl-CoA dehydrogenase family protein, with the protein MDFRPTDQQDLLRRAVREFAETEIRPYVREWDEAQAFPRSLVTKMAALGLMGIQFPEEYGGAAMSAIDYCICVEELARIDPAVSLSVAAHNGLCSAHIAMFGTEAQKQQYLVPLAKGEWIGAWGLTEPTAGSDAARLRTAAVRDGAGWVLNGAKAFITHGGIGDVAVVMAVTDKTKGSHGISAFIVERGNPGMAAGRHEDKLGMRASDTSELILRDCRVGAEAILGTENEGFINTLQVLDAGRIGIAALAVGLAQGAYETARRYALERVQFGQPIASFQAIQWKLVDLATRIEAARLLTYRAAYLKDKGVRTSRESAMAKLMSSEVAVRASEECVQIHGGYGFVKDYPAEKFFRDVKLTTIGEGTSEIQRLVIARQLLAATA; encoded by the coding sequence ATGGACTTCCGACCAACCGACCAGCAAGATCTGCTCCGGCGCGCCGTTCGCGAATTCGCCGAAACCGAAATCCGCCCGTACGTCCGCGAATGGGACGAGGCGCAGGCGTTCCCGCGCTCGCTTGTCACGAAGATGGCGGCACTTGGCCTGATGGGGATCCAGTTTCCGGAGGAGTACGGCGGCGCGGCGATGTCCGCGATCGACTACTGCATCTGCGTCGAGGAACTGGCCCGTATTGATCCGGCCGTGTCGCTCTCGGTCGCGGCGCACAACGGACTGTGCTCCGCGCATATCGCGATGTTCGGAACCGAGGCGCAGAAGCAGCAGTATCTGGTGCCGCTCGCGAAGGGCGAGTGGATTGGGGCCTGGGGTCTGACCGAACCGACGGCGGGTTCGGACGCGGCGCGGCTCCGGACAGCGGCGGTGCGCGACGGCGCGGGCTGGGTGCTGAACGGCGCCAAGGCGTTCATCACGCATGGCGGCATCGGCGACGTCGCGGTCGTCATGGCCGTCACCGACAAGACGAAAGGTTCGCACGGCATCTCGGCCTTCATCGTCGAGCGCGGCAATCCCGGGATGGCCGCCGGTCGGCACGAAGACAAGCTCGGGATGCGCGCCAGCGACACCAGCGAGCTGATCCTTCGGGACTGCCGCGTGGGCGCCGAGGCGATCCTGGGAACCGAGAACGAGGGTTTCATCAATACGCTGCAAGTGCTCGACGCCGGACGCATCGGCATTGCGGCCCTGGCAGTCGGCCTGGCGCAGGGCGCGTACGAGACCGCCCGGCGCTATGCGCTCGAACGGGTGCAGTTCGGCCAGCCGATTGCCTCGTTCCAGGCCATCCAGTGGAAACTGGTGGATCTGGCCACGCGCATTGAAGCGGCGAGATTGCTCACCTACCGGGCGGCCTATCTGAAGGACAAGGGCGTGCGCACGTCGCGCGAGTCGGCGATGGCCAAGCTTATGTCGAGCGAGGTGGCCGTTCGGGCGTCGGAAGAGTGCGTGCAGATCCACGGCGGGTACGGCTTCGTGAAGGATTATCCAGCCGAGAAGTTCTTCCGCGATGTGAAACTGACCACCATCGGTGAAGGCACCAGCGAGATCCAGCGCCTCGTCATCGCCCGGCAGTTGCTGGCGGCGACGGCCTGA
- a CDS encoding carbohydrate kinase family protein gives MNIIVTGSIAYDYLMSFPGSFTEHLLPDHLQRVSLSFLVDTMDKRRGGCAPNIAYTLALLGERPRLMATAGQDFGEYRAWLDTAGVDTSLVKEIADKFTASFFCSTDQNGNQIASFYTGAMAHAAELSIARAGGCDLVIISPNDPAAMVQYAEECRTIGVPYIFDPGQQVARMGGDELMRGLKGAHLIISNDYEFQIIREKTGFDEQALLQSADVVVVTKGEKGASVLLRDAVIDIPAVPPARIADPTGVGDAFRGGFMKGMALGAGYDTCGRMGSVAAAYALEHVGGSTHHYTWPDFSARFEANFGPLPARRASLN, from the coding sequence ATGAACATCATCGTCACTGGTTCCATCGCGTACGACTACCTGATGTCGTTTCCCGGCAGCTTCACCGAGCACCTGCTGCCCGATCACCTCCAGCGCGTCAGCCTGAGCTTCCTGGTCGACACGATGGACAAGCGGCGGGGCGGGTGCGCGCCCAACATCGCGTACACGCTCGCGCTGCTTGGCGAGCGGCCGCGGCTGATGGCGACCGCCGGCCAGGATTTCGGCGAGTATCGTGCCTGGCTGGATACCGCCGGCGTCGATACGTCGCTGGTCAAGGAGATTGCGGACAAGTTCACCGCGTCGTTCTTCTGCAGCACCGATCAGAACGGCAACCAGATCGCGTCGTTCTATACGGGCGCGATGGCCCACGCGGCTGAACTGTCGATCGCGCGCGCGGGCGGGTGCGACCTGGTGATCATCTCCCCCAACGATCCTGCGGCCATGGTCCAGTACGCCGAGGAGTGCCGGACGATCGGGGTGCCGTACATCTTCGACCCGGGCCAGCAGGTGGCGCGGATGGGGGGCGACGAGTTGATGCGAGGGCTCAAGGGCGCGCACCTGATCATCTCGAACGACTACGAATTCCAGATCATCCGCGAGAAGACCGGGTTCGACGAGCAAGCGTTGCTCCAGTCGGCTGACGTCGTCGTGGTGACGAAGGGGGAGAAGGGCGCCAGCGTTCTGCTGCGCGATGCGGTGATTGACATCCCGGCCGTTCCGCCCGCGCGCATTGCCGATCCGACCGGCGTGGGCGACGCGTTCCGCGGAGGCTTCATGAAGGGGATGGCCCTGGGCGCCGGCTACGACACGTGCGGGCGGATGGGCAGCGTCGCGGCCGCCTACGCGCTGGAGCATGTGGGCGGATCCACGCATCACTACACATGGCCCGACTTTTCGGCCCGCTTCGAAGCGAACTTCGGTCCGCTGCCCGCTCGGCGCGCGAGCCTGAATTGA